One window of the Candidatus Chryseobacterium colombiense genome contains the following:
- a CDS encoding DUF1232 domain-containing protein, whose protein sequence is MKYSKLNLAKEAINHKGFMKKIPDIFRMIKMWRKGTYPMKSIDIILPLLGLLYVISPIDLVPEVAIPVLGVMDDLAVLYLVIPKLIKEVDKFLLWEAQQKYSAGGPKIIDAEIIE, encoded by the coding sequence ATGAAATATTCGAAACTTAATCTTGCAAAAGAAGCCATCAATCACAAAGGCTTTATGAAAAAGATTCCTGATATTTTCAGAATGATAAAAATGTGGAGAAAAGGGACATATCCCATGAAATCTATCGACATTATTCTTCCTTTATTAGGTCTTTTATATGTAATTTCTCCTATTGATCTTGTGCCTGAAGTAGCAATACCTGTTTTAGGAGTCATGGATGATCTTGCGGTTTTATACCTGGTAATTCCTAAACTCATCAAAGAGGTGGACAAATTTTTACTTTGGGAAGCTCAACAAAAATACAGTGCAGGAGGACCAAAGATTATTGACGCTGAAATAATAGAATAG
- the aroC gene encoding chorismate synthase — MLNTLGNLLSLTTFGESHGLAYGGIINNFPAGLTVDFDKIQYELDRRKPGQSAIVTQRKESDTVKFLSGIFEGKTTGTPIGFIIENENQKSKDYDHIANSYRPSHADFTYDQKYGLRDYRGGGKSSARETMNWVVAGALAKQFLSNIEINAYVSSVGEIFCEKPYQALDFSKTESNEVRCPDAETAEKMIERIKEIKKEGNTIGGTITCVIKNVPVGIGEPVFSKLQAELGKAMLNINAAKGFEYGSGFCGAKMTGKEHNDLFNEDFTTKSNLSGGIQGGISNGMDIYFRVAFKPVATILRPQESVDKFGNPAIVEGKGRHDPCVLPRAVPVVESLAAFVLADLFLINKTRNINNF, encoded by the coding sequence ATGTTAAATACTTTAGGTAATCTTCTCAGTCTTACAACATTTGGAGAAAGTCATGGCTTGGCTTATGGTGGAATCATCAATAATTTCCCGGCAGGTTTAACGGTTGATTTCGATAAAATTCAATACGAATTGGATCGAAGAAAACCCGGACAATCTGCAATTGTAACCCAAAGAAAAGAAAGTGACACAGTAAAGTTTCTTTCAGGAATTTTTGAAGGAAAAACTACCGGAACTCCCATTGGTTTTATTATCGAAAACGAAAATCAGAAATCAAAAGATTATGATCATATTGCTAACTCATATCGTCCGAGTCATGCAGACTTTACGTATGATCAAAAATATGGTCTAAGAGATTATCGCGGCGGAGGAAAGTCATCAGCAAGAGAAACCATGAACTGGGTGGTTGCCGGAGCTTTGGCAAAACAGTTTTTATCAAATATTGAGATCAATGCTTACGTTTCTTCCGTAGGCGAAATTTTCTGTGAAAAACCTTATCAGGCTCTAGATTTCTCAAAAACGGAAAGCAATGAAGTCCGTTGTCCTGATGCCGAAACGGCAGAAAAGATGATCGAAAGAATCAAAGAAATTAAAAAAGAGGGCAATACAATCGGCGGAACGATTACCTGTGTAATCAAAAATGTTCCTGTCGGAATTGGTGAACCGGTTTTCTCAAAATTACAGGCAGAATTAGGCAAAGCAATGCTTAACATCAACGCAGCAAAAGGTTTTGAATATGGAAGCGGATTCTGTGGTGCAAAAATGACAGGAAAAGAACATAACGATCTTTTCAATGAGGATTTTACGACAAAATCTAATCTTTCGGGCGGCATCCAGGGAGGAATTTCAAATGGGATGGATATCTATTTCCGTGTAGCTTTCAAACCTGTAGCTACCATTTTAAGACCTCAGGAAAGTGTTGATAAATTCGGAAATCCTGCCATCGTAGAAGGAAAAGGGCGCCACGATCCTTGTGTTCTTCCAAGAGCAGTTCCTGTAGTGGAAAGTTTGGCTGCTTTTGTTTTAGCAGATCTATTTTTGATTAACAAAACAAGAAATATTAATAATTTTTAA
- a CDS encoding thioredoxin family protein, protein MENYWAQGISFEDYVQIAKERLENPSTQQEIDYKQYYELGLQRMDRTVKKYVPDEEQLKELAAKNFDGKILIISEAWCGDASATVPALVKFFKGHNEVRIFLRDSDKSLINQFLTNGTESIPKIIILDKDFNVKKSWGPRPKYGTELLMKHKADPEGYPKDSFYNDLQLYYAKNRGKDAVQEILDLL, encoded by the coding sequence ATGGAAAATTACTGGGCTCAAGGAATTTCTTTTGAAGACTATGTTCAAATTGCAAAAGAAAGATTAGAAAATCCTTCCACTCAACAAGAAATCGACTATAAACAATATTATGAGCTTGGACTTCAAAGAATGGACAGAACGGTAAAAAAGTATGTCCCGGATGAAGAACAATTAAAAGAACTGGCTGCTAAAAATTTTGACGGAAAGATTTTAATCATTTCTGAAGCGTGGTGTGGTGATGCAAGCGCAACAGTTCCAGCTTTGGTTAAGTTTTTTAAAGGTCACAACGAAGTAAGAATCTTCCTGAGAGATAGCGATAAAAGTTTAATCAATCAGTTTTTGACGAATGGGACTGAATCTATCCCGAAAATCATTATTCTTGATAAAGATTTCAACGTAAAAAAATCTTGGGGACCACGTCCAAAATACGGAACCGAATTGCTTATGAAACACAAAGCTGATCCTGAAGGCTACCCAAAAGACAGTTTTTATAACGATCTTCAGCTATATTATGCAAAAAATAGAGGAAAAGACGCTGTTCAGGAAATTTTAGATCTTTTGTAA
- a CDS encoding TlpA disulfide reductase family protein, with product MKKNILYLVLIIIIGVIAFVPGVKEKLQDAFFPIATIENAVHVSEEDYDIDLQGINVPSTNLKAFKDKAVFLNFWGTWCPPCRKEWPSIQKLYDTKKDKVNFVLIAMNDQEDAVRKFLKDNNYNVPVYIAQSPISEKILPKVFPTTYLLDKNGRIIIKEDASRDWNSESAHQFIDSIVK from the coding sequence ATGAAAAAGAACATACTTTATCTTGTATTAATTATCATTATCGGCGTGATTGCATTCGTTCCCGGAGTGAAAGAAAAATTACAGGACGCTTTTTTTCCAATTGCAACCATTGAAAATGCCGTTCATGTAAGCGAAGAAGATTATGATATTGATCTGCAGGGAATCAATGTACCGAGTACCAATCTTAAAGCTTTTAAAGACAAAGCTGTTTTTCTTAATTTCTGGGGAACCTGGTGTCCTCCGTGCAGAAAAGAATGGCCTTCGATCCAAAAACTTTATGACACAAAAAAAGATAAGGTAAACTTTGTTTTAATCGCCATGAATGATCAAGAAGATGCCGTAAGAAAATTCCTGAAAGACAACAATTACAATGTTCCTGTATATATTGCACAAAGTCCTATTTCTGAAAAAATACTTCCTAAAGTTTTTCCTACCACTTATCTTTTGGATAAAAACGGAAGAATCATCATTAAAGAAGATGCTTCAAGAGACTGGAACTCAGAATCAGCACATCAGTTTATCGACAGCATCGTTAAATAA